The window CCTGATtcgatccgtgtgtgtgtgtgtgtgtgtgtgtgtgtgtgtgtgtgtgtgtgtgttcacccaCAGATGGCTGAAGTTCGAGGAGGACGTGGAGGACGGCGGCGAGCGCTGGAGTAAACCCTACGTGGCcacgctgtcgctgcacagcctGTTCGAGCTGCGCAGCTGCATCCTCAACGGCACCGTCATGCTGGACATGAGGGCCAACAGCATCGAGGAGAtcgcaggtgggggggggcaacccGTCCCAGGATGCGTCACGCGTTcatttctgcactataaggcgcaccttcagtcAACGACCTGCAGACAAACCTGGGTGTCCGACCACAAtccgttcctgaaggctgttccaacggcgatttgttcgaattccaaatccATGTTTCCCGTTACAGATAATGTAAACGGTCTGGATCCGttcaagacgctagaaaacgaCCTTTTTACAACATAACATGTTATTTTatgatgtcatttaaatatcaaattgtatagtaaaaaaaaatgtaaaaaaaataagcaaaaacgagaaagaaataaaagaaaaacatcgactttaatcaggttagcctgaggtacgagttaccgtcgtcttttggacagaagtttacggtaccgtaactcgtaccgtaggAACCGAATTAAgggaaaaattattgaataaactaaaataaaaatcactttacCGTCACGTACCGTCaatttccaaattttgttcgacttctaagacaaaaaaaattgggaattttttggtcgaattccgatttgttcgatgtctgaAGCGTTCCAAAACCAAGGTTTTCTTGTGTGTgctccttcctttcctccctccctccctcccccccccccccccttccctccctccctcgcgTCTTGACCGGATCCAGACCATGTACATtatttgaaatgacaaacatttttttagaactCAAACAAACCTCTGTTGCCTTCAGGAACGCCTTTTGGTCGGAAGCCAACCACAATTCGCCTTTATAATCCCAACAAGTGTCCCTCTGCCCCCTCCAGACATGGTGATCGACAGCATGGTGGCGTCCGGCCAGCTGAGGGAGGGGCTGAGGGAGAAGGTGCGCGAGGCGATGCTGAAGAAGCATCACCACCAGAACGAGAGGAAGCTCAGCAACCGCATCCCTCTGGTGCGCTCCTTTGCTGACATAGGCAAGAAACATTCTGACCCACTGTTGCTTGAACGGAACGGTGAGCCCCCCCCTTtccctcctctgccccccccccccccctctgcacACTCGCATTTCTGTTGTTCCTCCACATTTTCCCACCCATAAAAACAACGACACAAATATTCCACTCCGCGGtcggtgacaggaagtgaacgacccggacaggaaggaggaagagaaatcTGGGTAGCGACTGGGGTTGTGTGTGATTTTACATGACTgggcatgccccccccccacctcctcctcacccccccccccccattaagaTTTGTGCTTCCGGTTTGCGGGGCTTCATTTCCATTCCACCAGGTGCGAACgtgagacgtgtgtgtgctggtttGTGTATCTGCCACCTTAACGCTTGACCCGAGTCCTCCTGGATctggcgtggggggggggggcttctgcGTCCTGATTGGTCGAATCTTCCAGCATCATCCTTGAGTGTGTCCATGCTTTATTTGTTTCCTCTAACACCTCCTGCTTgcggctgctcctcctcctgatacCATCTCTGTGACGGAGCTCGACTTCATGTGTTTCTCCTCTTCTGCTCCATcccttcctccttttctcccccccctccttttcctttcctttcctttttttttttttgtctttgtctcctcTGTTAGGAGAGGGCCTGTCCTCTTCGCGTCTCTCTCTCCACAAGCCGGGGGCGTCCTCGTCCGTCTCCAACCTCCCCCAGAGACAAGAATCCAGAGTCTCAGTCCTGCTCAACCAGCTCCTGCCCTCCTCCAACAACCACGGGCCGCCCCCCGACCCCTCCTGCCTCGGCACCCCACAGAATAGCCCCCGCTTCTCCAGCAAAAACCTAGGCCCAGAAATCCCCGAGGTGGTCGTGTCTCCCCCGGAAGACGACGACCCGGCGAGCGCGGCGGAGGAGCCGGCGGCGTCCCGGCGGGGCCTCGAGCCGATGCCCCTAGAAGGCAAATATCTGTGTAGCCTCCGAGTGTGAGTCACGGCGTGAACAGAGAACACTAGCACTAGCATGACGGCGCATCCCATAGTAACCCACCTCACCGCCGGGCCGAGACGCTTCCCACTCTGtctttacccacaatgctcctcttcctcatcctggtTTCTGTCCGCTCCAGCGCCGTGTGTCTCCGTCTGcatccctccacctcctccttctttgTTTACGTCTCCTTCTATCCTcctcgcccccccacccccacctcaccctcacccccccccccccagtcctgcTTCACACTTCCTACATTGTTGTTGCATGGCAGCTTTCCAGAGTCTCTTTTTTTGGCCCGTAAACTTttactgcctttttttttattttaacaccaTCCTCCTCATTTCAGTCCAAACAAATCAAGGTTTTTTATCAACTTTCCAGCgttgttcactttttttttttggggtgggggggtgaccgTTATTTCATATAAAAACCACTTTAAAGCAGCAGATTGCAGACGTTTAAAAACCACCCAGGGAGGTGTTCACCTCTTCCTGTGTGGGGCTGATCTGCTTCCAGGACACCGCCACAATAAAAGTCTGCCGCCGGTGCGTTCAAGTGCAGCAGAAACGGGTCGTAAAGTTCACGTTTGTGTCCGGCGGGGCGTCATCAGAGAGGAGCGTCAGCTAAAATTTAAAGCGGTTCAGAAATTCTGATTCATTTTATCCCTGGATGACCACCCCCTCGTCCCCCCCCCAGGTATAAATAATGCATCGCTGCATCATTTGGCGccagcctcttcctcctcatcaatTCCTTAGCAGAAATATTCTTTTACctgacggaggggggggggagcgcAGGCAGCTCGGCTAAATATAAGCCTGAACTTGTttggcggggggcggggggtttgTGGCGTTTGTACCAGCCTGTTAGCGCTGACTGGGACGCGGTGTTCCTCCCCACCAGCCTGACAGTTTATTCTTAGTGTGAGCGGCTCCGGCTCCAGGGATGGCTCCGCTTCAAAGTACGGGCGACTAGAACCAGAGATCGCTCCTGATAGGTCGggcagggggggcggggggcggtcTTATTATAGCTGGGGAGCGTCTGTAATTACACACCCTTCAAGGAAAACACACAGTGGTTCCTCTAAGTGTCCCCGGGTCTGACACCAGTTCACAGCTCCAACTGGAAACCAGTGGAGGTGACGACGAGGTTCTAACCATGGACAGTAGAACCTGCAGTAGAACctgcagtagaacctacagtagaacctgcagtagaacctacagtagaacctgcagtagaacctacagtagaacctacagtagaacctgcagTAGAACctgcagtagaacctacagtagaacctgcagcagaacctacagtagaacctgcagtagaacctacagtagaacctgcagTAGAACCTGCAGTAGAACctgcagtagaacctacagtagaacctgcagcagaacctacagtagaacctgcagtagaacctacagtagaacctgcagtagaacctacagtagaacctggagatacgagtaaacaatgataaagattgtaaaacgcaaaagtcacgagaacacaccagctacgtctttactccaccaacgagaacaagatccggtctcactgatgtcgtatccatccgccaactcgtggtaaagaacgagatgcggtctcactgatgtcgtatccgcccgccaacacgtggtaaagaacgagatgcggtctcactgatgtatccatccaccaacacgtggtaaagaacgagatgcggtctcactgatgtcgtatccatccgccaacacgtggtaaagaacgagatgcggtctcactgatgtcgtatccatccgccaacacgtggtaaagaacaagatgcggtctcactgatgtcgtatccatccgccaacacgtggtaaagaacgagatgcggtctcactgatgtatccatcctgAACCACGACTTCTATCTTGGATTTTCTCGTGCATGTCGACGACTCTTGCCTCAAACGACTCGTGTCTCGGGGTTCGACTGTATAGGATGGCGGTAATGACTGGTGGGTCAGGAGCAGGAACACGCATGTTCATCCACATATGAACCCAGTGCTAACTGCCCCACATCAGAGTCTGTAAACCTCCTTAGCTCatggcgggggggtgggggccaTTCCAGGGCTTAGCCATGCTGAATGAAGAGCGTTGGCGAACGCGACATGAGCTAATCCCTCCCTTATTCCAAGAGGCTTTGTTGGGTATGTGAGCAATCACGCTCCCGTTCAGCTACCCAGCATCCCCTGGGGCGTCCCCCCGCTCTGGGGTAGAGTTCAAGGGTACGGATCACTCGTTTTTTAATTCGACGTCGgaatttattgctttttttaaaccGCGAAGGGGAAATGAGGATGGTGTTGATGACCGGGGATCCGTTCCTCCATGATGCCCAAAGGATGGCGCTGGCGTTCAGCGATCCTTTGGCCGCCTCATCTCATCTCCTGCTCTCATGTGGCCTGGAGTGCTAGCGTTTCCTGTGAGTCAGTAAAGGCGACGTAACGGAACGTCCACTACTTtgaactcctcaccttttagcCCCGAGCCGACACCAACACACGACGCTACCGCCAGAGCGACGGGCGCGTCTGTTCATCCAACATTTGATCTCGATCGCTTGCGTGCGGCGAAATTAAATCGCCGTCGGTCACGCGTGAGGAAACCTCGAACATCTTGAGTCAGATCTGAAAATTAAATCGGAAACGAGAGACGAATGACGAACTCACAAACCACACGGCGATTCTCCGCCAGCCGTTGCGTAACGTCCATCTCTGTTTCACCTCTGCTGCCCTTCCCTTCTCTCCctgtcctccccccccccaccccaccccagccACCCCAGGACCACTGGTGTCCCCGACCTCTCTCCCAAATAATCTGGATGGCAGCAAGGCGATGGAGAGGAGGCCGTCCAAAGTAGGGGTCAGTAGAGAAGGCAGCAGTGTGGACTTCAGCAAGGTAACCCAACCCGAGTACTGAGCACAGAACCcgtgcccctggtggtcttTCTGCCTCTCTTTCCAGTTGGGGGACTTTCTTTGACTGGGGGTTCAAATCTGCCTCTCGGCCTGTTTTCTGGGCGCAGCTAGAAGCGTCTGTGGTTCCATCAATTCGACCTTATAAAGTTTCTACATCCATATAAGGGCGGTGTAATATAAGGGGCGGAGTTAAGTCAAAAGAAGGGATAGGGGTGCAACGACCGATCTCTGCTCAGTACTTCCTAACGCTGCTAACTTCTGATCGTAACCCCTAACAACCCTCGAGCCTTCCTCCTTGCCCTCCTCTTCGTCTCTTCGCCCAGCTGACTCGACTggcgtctgattggttgtttctgTTGCCTTCAGGTGGACATGAACTTCATGAAGAAGATCCCACCAGGAGCGGAAGCTTCCAACGTCCTGGTGGGGGAGGTGGACTTCCTGGAGAAGCCCATCATCGCGTTTGTGCGACTGTCGCCCGCGGTCCTCATCACGGGACTGACGGAGGTACCGGTGCCCACGAGGTACAGTCAGCAAAAACAAACGACCCTCTCAGGTCAGACGGAGGCGATCCGGTTCCAGTCCTTCATCGTTCGTCTTCTTCACAGGTTTCTCTTCCTGCTTCTGGGGCCACACGGCAAAGGACCCCAATACCACGAGATCGGCCGATCCATGGCGACGCTGATGACGGATGAGGTGAGAGGAGCTGGCGTTTGATTGGGcgtgctgccccctgctggcacaCCAGAGGGTTTACTGCATTGAGAACCTCACGAGAACCACACTCGCGCAGATCTTCCACGACGTGGCGTACAAGGCCAAAGACCGGACCGACATCCTGTCTGGCATCGACGAGTTCCTCGACCAGGTGACCGTCCTGCCCCCCGGTGAGTGGGACCCCACCATCCGGATCGAGCCCCCCAAGAACGTCCCGTCTCAGGTGAGTCGGTGAATTTGACATCGCCCCACCTTGTGGCGGCAGCGTGACACGAAGTGATTCAACGTTACTGTGTTATATTTAagcgacctttgacctgcagctCAAGAGGAAGACGCCGTCGCAGCCCAATGGGACGGCGCCCCCTGCAGGAGACctggacaaggaggaggagcatCAGACGGGCCCCGAGCTGCAGCGGACCGGCAGGTGAGGTCACGTCGACAGGAAGTGTTTATCACAGGTCACCACCTGcgtttttttttgggttttttaaatgCTAACGGTTTTTAGCGGAGCCTGACATTCCTGGAGCGCAGCTGTTAGCCAGGACGATGTGTTTATGCGACGCCCCCATGAACGCGTCGCACCCGAACGCATCAGCAGGGAGGCTCTGTATTATTTAGACAGTCTCCGGTTCGCCGCTACTATAAAAGGCTCCGGCGGCGAGGGACGAGGAGAGGCAGGAGGGAGGTTATGGGGgggtaaatgtaactactccttaatgttaaataacatgaaatatcttttatgctctggagggccacataaaatcatatggagggccacatgtggccccagGGCCGTGAGTTTGCCACTTGTGCTCTAAACCTTCAGGAACAGAATGTAAAACCATTTCAGGGgtaaaaaaaaggtcaaagctTAAATTTCCCGACGGCCCCTGAACGTGTCGTGTCCCAGGATCTTCGGGGGGCTGATGCGGGACCTGAGGAGGAAGCTCCCGTTCTACTGGAGCGACATCAGGGACGCGCTCAGCCTCCAGTGTCTGgcctccatcctcttcctctactGCGCCTGCATGTCGCCCGTCATCACGTTCGGGGGGCTCCTGGGGGAGGCCACCAAGGGCAACATCGTGAgtccacccccacctcccctaaTCTCACTTTGGCGGTGAAAACTCCTCCTTTTCATCGGCCCCTCCCCTTGTCTCTCGTCTGTGCAGAGCGCCATCGAGTCCCTCTTTGGGGCGTCGCTGACGGGCGTGGCCTACTCCCTCTTCGCGGGGCAGCCCCTCACCATCCTGGGGAGCACCGGCCCCGTCCTGGTGTTCGAGAAGATCCTCTTCAAGTTCTGCATGTCAGTCCAGTCGACTTTTCGTCCGTCggtgttcctcctcctcttaacTCCCTgtccccgcccccctccctcagtgaCTACGAGCTGTCCTACCTGTCGCTGCGCACCAGCATCGGCCTGTGGACGGCCTTCCTGTGCCTGTTGCTCGTGGCGACGGACGCCAGCGCGCTGGTGTGCTACATCACGCGCTTCACCGAGGAGGCCTTCGCCGCGCTCAtctgcatcatcttcatctACGAGGCGCTGGAGAAGCTGGTCCACCTGGGGGAGCTCTACCCGGTCAACTCCCACAACGAGCTGGACAACCTCACCATGTACTCGTGAGtgtgccccccgcccccctcacgAGTACCCGCCGACTCTTCGTTCGATCGAAGCGCCCTCGCTTAGCGTTTTTCCTCCTCCCGTCCTCCAGGTGTCGCTGCGCCCCCCCGGTCAACGCCACTGAAGCGCAGGTGCAGGTCTGGAACCGGACTGGGTACACCCCCGACTCCATCCCCTGGGGCGACCTCAACGTGTCGGTGCGAGGGGAACACACTCCGCTAAACGCCGCCGCTCGCGTCCGATCGTACGTACGTACGTTCTGCTaatctctgccccccccccgtttgcTCCAGACCTGCAAGGCGCTCGGCGGCGACTTCGTGGGCCCCGCCTGCGGACACCACGGCCCCTTCATCCCTGACGTCCTCTTCTGGTCCgtcatcctcttcttcaccaCCTTCTTCCTGTCGTCCTTCCTCAAGCAGTTCAAGACGGAGCGCTACTTCCCCACCAAGGTGAGGcgcacttcctgtttacttcctgttttttctcGCGGCTCCTCCCACGCTAATGCCTTTTAGCCGTCGTCTCCCAGGTGCGCTCCACCATCAGCGACTTCGCcgtcttcatcaccatcatgatCATGGTGCTGGTGGACTACCTGATGGGGATCCCCTCCCCCAAGCTGAGGGTCCCGGACCGCTTCGAGGTGGGCGTCGGCTTCgccacatgatgatgatgatgatgatgatgatgatataagGTGATTATTAACCCTTTTCCCTCCGCAGCCGACCTCCAACAACCGGGGGTGGGTGATCGACCCGCTGGGGGGGAACCCCTGGTGGACGCTCCTGGTGACGGCGCTCCCCGCCCTCCTGTGCACCATCCTGATCTTCATGGACCAGCAGATCACCGCCGTCATCATCAACAGGAAGGAGCACAAGCTGAAGAAGGGGTGTGGCTACCACCTGGACCTGCTGGTGGTGTCCATCATGCTGGGGGTGTGCTCCGTCATGGGGCTGCCGTGGTTCGTGGCGGCGACCGTCCTCTCCATCTCGCACGTCAACAGCCTGAAGGTGGAGTCGGGCTGCTCGGCGCCGGGGGAGCAGCCCAAGTTCCTGGGCATCCGGGAGCAGCGCGTGACGGGGTTCATGATCTTCGTCCTCATGGGGTGCtccgtcttcatgacctcggcGCTCAAGTTCATCCCCATGCCGGTGCTGTACGGGGTCTTCCTCTACATGGGGGTGTCCTCGCTCAAAGGCATCCAGGTCAGGATCCAGAACCCTTTAAAGCTCCGCTTCATAGCCTCTGGGTGTCAAATATATagataaatgtatataaaatataaatatatataatatgaaaaatataaaaatatataaaatatatattataaatatataaaaataaaatatgaaaacaattttaagatataaaaataaattgataataaaatataaaatgtgctgaatataaaataaaattttacaatATTAAAGGACAAccctttttatattttaactttttatatTTAACCTGAACCCTTTGAAAGCTCCGAAAATCGcagttataaataaatatatataatataatataaatataaaatttttaaaaaatatatgtaaaataaaattatataaaagcCCCCCAATCCCTCCACTTTCTGGTTTACTtacttcctgcccccccccccagttcttCGACAGGATCAAGCTGTTCGGCATGCCGGCCAAACACCAGCCCGACCTGATCTACCTGCGCTACGTGCCGCTGTGGAAGGTCCACGTCTTCACGCTGGTGCAGCTCACCTGCCTGGTGCTGCTGTGGGTCATCAAGGCCTCGGCCGCCGCCGTCGTCTTCCCCATGATGGTAGGAGCCCCACCCCGCTCTTTCGCCATGCGCCGCTGCCTCGTGGCGAGGGGGGGGGTAACGGTTCCCCCTGTCCCCCAGGTCCTGGCGCTGGTGTTCGTCCGGAAGCTGCTGGACCTGTTCTTCAGCAAGAGGGAGCTGAGCTGGCTGGACGACCTGATGCCCgagagcaagaagaagaaggaggacgacaagaagaagaaggagcagGAGAAGCTGGTGGGTCCATCGCCGttaccccccagccccccaggaGGGGCACAGCGGATCTGACTTCGTGTTTTAAAACCacgtttatttttatttagttgttttgtattttaagagCTTCAGTTCTTTCTCTTGTCGTGTGAAATCAGGATTTAATTGAATGagatttttgtaaaaaatgaaaattgtcctcttcctcctcaggaggcggagtctgggctggaggaggaggaggagctggagctgaaggtCGGCTACGACGACTCCAACCGTCTGAACGTCCCGGTGAAGGAGCTGTCAGGGAGGTGAGCGCCGCCGCCACCGCGTTCGCCAAGCGTAGCCCCTCGTCCTGGTCGCCGTGACGACGCGTCCAGAGAGGAGCAACTCGCCACGTTCTCTCCGGAGGCGTGTTTGCAGCTTCTTCCTGTACGCTAAGTCGCTGTTTCCTGTACGCTGAGTCGCTGTTTCCTGCTGGTCAGTGTGTGTTGTTATGTCCAAACAGATCCTACAGAATAGGACTAGTGACCCACGGCCCCCCCCCGAAGACCAGGTAGCGGGGTGGTGTGTCCCACgctaaacctctaaccccgcCCCCACGGCCATTAAACGCAGACACACACCGGCCTaacacgcgtgtgtgtgcgtgagtttgtgtgtgtgttggttttttttacctgaaactGACTCTGTTTGTCTGCTGACTCTGCTAAACGTTAGCGTGTCgctagcatgtgtgtgtgtgtgtgtgtgtgtgtgtgtgtgtgcgcgcacgcgtgCATGTTGGCATGTCGTTCTGGTAGTTTCGTGTCTGACATAAAAGGGGAAAATtgtttggtcacatgaccaaaatTGTATATCATTGGTCTCCATGGCTCCGCCCCTTTTTGGAATGAGATCAGTCAGCGTTTTTAAGTGTTTTGCAGCTGAAGGTTGTTTCTTCTCTGGTTTTGCACCTTCGGCTGTTTTAAGCATCTAATTAATTCGTTGACACGCCcaatatgacatcatcaacagctgattaaatattctttttcctcttcctcctcctcctcctcctcgccacGGAGCAGCCAGGAGAAGGTGGCGTGCGTTCGAGTCGACGTCAGCGCCGACACGCCGGGACGAGGCTCCGCCTCCGCCGAGACTTTCCTGTgacagggacacgccccctccatcaccccccacagccccgccccccactcAACACTTCACCCCAAGTGTCAAAAGGGGTCAGAGGTCCGGAGAagccccacccacccccccctcgTCTGAACGGCTGCCattgtgaccccccccctctctttttttatttgtttgtttgtttgttgatgcCAAAGGGGGGGGTCTCACCAGTGGAGGGGGGTTTTAATCCGTTTTTTTAGCTACGCTGTTTTAGACTGAACCGGTTCGggccagtcacatgaccaccagcctcaacaaccaatcagattcaAGCCAATCCAGTACTGTTGGCGTCAGCTGACCCGAAGCGGGGGCTAAAACTACTGCACACGCCTCTCAGTGTTCGCTGCTTGCCGATTGGTTCACCGTCACAGGAAGTCGACGCCCTTCCTGCCGTGACGAGTCTGTACTGTACAGGAAGCACtttgccccgcccccccatctcatgccccgcccccccccatgTCATCATGGAGCTGGAGCTGTCAGGAAACGTCTGACGCGGTCCCGCCGTGGTCACATGATCTGTCATCGCCGCCCGTTTACTCAGATAACAgcagtggccccgcccccctccctcgccGCCACGCCCGTTCTTATACCGTCTGTTGTCGTCGgttgtcgtgtgtgtgtgacgtcttCTGAAAAGTACTTCTACAGTTATCGTGAGACCATATTCTATTCTAAACGATAGACCCCGCCTCCCCTACACGGTcgactccgccccctcccgATAAGCTAACGTGCGCATCACgattttttgtgtttccgtCTTTTGCAGCTGTTGTGACTCCACGGAGAGTAGCTTACGTGCCTTGTGTGTGAGTCTTGTACCGATCAtttgcacgcacacgcacacacacacacgcacacacgcacgcacacacacacacacacacacagggtgtggCACCTGAACGCCAAAGACTGATCCGGAGCGCGGCTCGTTCTCAGTTTGTCGTTGTCGTTCCGCGTCTTGTGTGAACGTCGTAACTCGGATCGATgtaccccccccgccccacccctccctccctacctccaacccccccccccacttagaaacatgtgtgtgttacttaATGCCGGTGACGCTGTAGTTTCTCCTCACAGGAGGCGGCTATATCCTCCCAGAAGTGTTCATATTAAACGTTGGTTCTTCTGATCggtggataaataaataaattagtttaAATAAATCGTTTTTTTTACacgtctggaggaggatgatgatgatgaactgtCAGGATGAAGATGTGGAGGTTCTACCCGcactatgacatcacagcgaGCCTCCGCGTGTCCTGATGACGACGCAAAGCAATAAAAAGAAGCGACTCGGTGGTGATTTCCTGTTGTTCCCGTCTTCTACTTGTTcataattcaaactttttttttttttggtgtcgtTTTCATACAAAAGATTTGCTGCTTTTGTGTTCTATTTGAAACCGTTTGTACTCGATGTTCTTGAAGGTCCAGTATTCCTCACCACTTTGTTTTTGCacaaaacataagaaaaaacCAGATGATTAAAACCTAAAATGATGATGAATCTCTTGTGGTCTCGCTCCTGTTTTAGCCCCTCCCACTCAGCCTGTCCAATGAGAGTCAACCAGGAAACGTCGGtgcataaattatatttaatactTCTCAAGTTGAACTTGAGTCTTTTTACATGATGGTGTTAGTTTGATCTGAACAGTCGAGACTGAAGACCTGAAGGTGTCATTCAGCTTCTGGCCACAGGGGGGCAGCAGAGACGCCCTCATTTACTGCAGTACAAAAGGTTTCTCATCTGACCTGATTGAACAGACAGGCGTTGCCATGGATACATCCTGGAGGATAAATGGCCGATCAATTGGTTTGGTCTGAGAGGCGTCgactagaaccccccccccccacctgcaaACTCCCCAGGCCTCAGATCGACTTTTCAAACTATTAAATCCTCTTGAAGTCGAGGAATCGATCGATTAAATGTCGGTTGAAACCGCTGGCGCTCCTCCCAGACACGACTAATCGCTCAGGAGAGCAGGAGCGCCGCGGTAGCCCTTTACAAAAAACGTCTTTTTATTTGGATACGACTAGCATGACGATAAAACTCCACGATGACATCATACGCGTTAATATTCACCACGTTAAAAACAAGTGCTGTAATCATCTTCCTTTATAATCGATTAACCGATCTCCGTCCTGATTGGCCGGTCTTCTCCTGTTGTTCTGGCTCAGCGTCTTGATATGTGTTTTCATCCCTCCGTCGCCGCGGCGACCTGTCCGGACGCTCAGTTGGCGGCGTTCTGCGGTCCCTCCGGGATGAGCGACATGAAGAAGGTGACGATGAAGGACCAGGTGGACGACAAGAAGCCGGCCTGGGGGGCGCTGTTGGCATCCTCCGCCCCTTCCTCCCCGCTGTCGCCGTCGTCATCGGAGGCGTCGTCCAGCCCATCCTGGGGgggaggagacaaaaaaaatggaatgagACCCGTTTCGTCTGGTCGCGTTGAAGGCGCCGCCTCTGCTCACCATTTCTTGCGCGTCCTGATTGGGCGGCTCtacctccgcctcctcctgattggctgcgtcTCCAGGAAGTTGAGGTTCGTTCTCCAGGTTGAAGGGAAACCAGCCGGCCTGATGCCTGTGGGCGGAGACAAAAACGGCGCCCGACTCGTTTTCCTTTATCAGCGGTTTCAGACGTTTattgtgatcatgtgaccggccctgaagccccgcccactcacaGGTAGAGCACCAGCATCGCCATGGTCACCATGACGAAGCGGCTGAAGGAGGAGTAGAAGTA of the Antennarius striatus isolate MH-2024 chromosome 14, ASM4005453v1, whole genome shotgun sequence genome contains:
- the LOC137607346 gene encoding sodium bicarbonate cotransporter 3-like isoform X1, which translates into the protein MEESSEQMRPLLRTGLEEEALVDHGKSSFTTHTNYEKEDLESHRAVYVGVHVPLGRESKRRHRHRGHRHHRKRRERDSEEGKEDGRESPTYDTPSQRVQFILGTEDDDLEHVPHDLFTELDELSFRDGSATEWKETARWLKFEEDVEDGGERWSKPYVATLSLHSLFELRSCILNGTVMLDMRANSIEEIADMVIDSMVASGQLREGLREKVREAMLKKHHHQNERKLSNRIPLVRSFADIGKKHSDPLLLERNGEGLSSSRLSLHKPGASSSVSNLPQRQESRVSVLLNQLLPSSNNHGPPPDPSCLGTPQNSPRFSSKNLGPEIPEVVVSPPEDDDPASAAEEPAASRRGLEPMPLEATPGPLVSPTSLPNNLDGSKAMERRPSKVGVSREGSSVDFSKVDMNFMKKIPPGAEASNVLVGEVDFLEKPIIAFVRLSPAVLITGLTEVPVPTRFLFLLLGPHGKGPQYHEIGRSMATLMTDEIFHDVAYKAKDRTDILSGIDEFLDQVTVLPPGEWDPTIRIEPPKNVPSQLKRKTPSQPNGTAPPAGDLDKEEEHQTGPELQRTGRIFGGLMRDLRRKLPFYWSDIRDALSLQCLASILFLYCACMSPVITFGGLLGEATKGNISAIESLFGASLTGVAYSLFAGQPLTILGSTGPVLVFEKILFKFCIDYELSYLSLRTSIGLWTAFLCLLLVATDASALVCYITRFTEEAFAALICIIFIYEALEKLVHLGELYPVNSHNELDNLTMYSCRCAPPVNATEAQVQVWNRTGYTPDSIPWGDLNVSTCKALGGDFVGPACGHHGPFIPDVLFWSVILFFTTFFLSSFLKQFKTERYFPTKVRSTISDFAVFITIMIMVLVDYLMGIPSPKLRVPDRFEPTSNNRGWVIDPLGGNPWWTLLVTALPALLCTILIFMDQQITAVIINRKEHKLKKGCGYHLDLLVVSIMLGVCSVMGLPWFVAATVLSISHVNSLKVESGCSAPGEQPKFLGIREQRVTGFMIFVLMGCSVFMTSALKFIPMPVLYGVFLYMGVSSLKGIQFFDRIKLFGMPAKHQPDLIYLRYVPLWKVHVFTLVQLTCLVLLWVIKASAAAVVFPMMVLALVFVRKLLDLFFSKRELSWLDDLMPESKKKKEDDKKKKEQEKLEAESGLEEEEELELKVGYDDSNRLNVPVKELSGRSYRIGLVTHGPPPKTSQEKVACVRVDVSADTPGRGSASAETFL
- the LOC137607346 gene encoding sodium bicarbonate cotransporter 3-like isoform X6 codes for the protein MEESSEQMRPLLRTGLEEEALVDHGKSSFTTHTNYEKEDLESHRAVYVGVHVPLGRESKRRHRHRGHRHHRKRRERDSEEGKEDGRESPTYDTPSQRVQFILGTEDDDLEHVPHDLFTELDELSFRDGSATEWKETARWLKFEEDVEDGGERWSKPYVATLSLHSLFELRSCILNGTVMLDMRANSIEEIADMVIDSMVASGQLREGLREKVREAMLKKHHHQNERKLSNRIPLVRSFADIGKKHSDPLLLERNATPGPLVSPTSLPNNLDGSKAMERRPSKVGVSREGSSVDFSKVDMNFMKKIPPGAEASNVLVGEVDFLEKPIIAFVRLSPAVLITGLTEVPVPTRFLFLLLGPHGKGPQYHEIGRSMATLMTDEIFHDVAYKAKDRTDILSGIDEFLDQVTVLPPGEWDPTIRIEPPKNVPSQLKRKTPSQPNGTAPPAGDLDKEEEHQTGPELQRTGRIFGGLMRDLRRKLPFYWSDIRDALSLQCLASILFLYCACMSPVITFGGLLGEATKGNISAIESLFGASLTGVAYSLFAGQPLTILGSTGPVLVFEKILFKFCIDYELSYLSLRTSIGLWTAFLCLLLVATDASALVCYITRFTEEAFAALICIIFIYEALEKLVHLGELYPVNSHNELDNLTMYSCRCAPPVNATEAQVQVWNRTGYTPDSIPWGDLNVSTCKALGGDFVGPACGHHGPFIPDVLFWSVILFFTTFFLSSFLKQFKTERYFPTKVRSTISDFAVFITIMIMVLVDYLMGIPSPKLRVPDRFEPTSNNRGWVIDPLGGNPWWTLLVTALPALLCTILIFMDQQITAVIINRKEHKLKKGCGYHLDLLVVSIMLGVCSVMGLPWFVAATVLSISHVNSLKVESGCSAPGEQPKFLGIREQRVTGFMIFVLMGCSVFMTSALKFIPMPVLYGVFLYMGVSSLKGIQFFDRIKLFGMPAKHQPDLIYLRYVPLWKVHVFTLVQLTCLVLLWVIKASAAAVVFPMMVLALVFVRKLLDLFFSKRELSWLDDLMPESKKKKEDDKKKKEQEKLEAESGLEEEEELELKVGYDDSNRLNVPVKELSGRSYRIGLVTHGPPPKTSQEKVACVRVDVSADTPGRGSASAETFL